Proteins encoded by one window of Molothrus ater isolate BHLD 08-10-18 breed brown headed cowbird chromosome 12, BPBGC_Mater_1.1, whole genome shotgun sequence:
- the HSDL1 gene encoding inactive hydroxysteroid dehydrogenase-like protein 1, with protein sequence MAAVDRFSLLYREISRSCSFYVEALAIVGAWYTVRKVVSLTLTTYSALRLHVIPRLSGEVDLVKKYGKWAVVTGSTDGIGKAYAEELAKRGVNIILVSRSKEKLEAVSRSISETYKVETDFIVADFSKGRELYPAIEEALKDREIGILVNNVGIFQAYPDYFTNLSEDMLWDLIHVNIASATMMTHIVLPGMVKKKKGAIVNLSSASCCQPTPMLTVYGASKSYLDYFSRALHYEYASKGIFVQSLTPFFIATKMSSFSSTISKRPIFFPTAEEYASHAVPTLGLSIRTTGYWKHAIQWTLGECLPEWMWAWGALYLSRILRKQGLAAKGK encoded by the exons ATGGCTGCAGTGGATCGATTCTCCCTCTTGTACAGAGAAATCAGTCGCTCCTGCAGTTTCTATGTAGAAGCCCTGGCTATTGTTGGAGCTTGGTACACAGTCAGAAAGGTTGTGTCTCTGACCTTGACCACTTACAGTGCGCTCAGGCTGCACGTGATTCCAAGGCTGAGTGGGGAGGTTGATCTGGTCAAGAAGTACGGGAAGTGGGCCGTGGTCACGG GTAGCACAGATGGTATTGGGAAGGCTTATGCTGAAGAACTGGCAAAGCGTGGTGTCAACATCATCTTAGTCAGCAGAAGCAAAGAGAAGCTGGAAGCTGTCTCCAGGAGCATATCTGAAACCTATAAAGTGGAAACAGATTTCATAGTAGCTGATTTCAGCAAGGGGCGTGAGCTTTACCCAGCCATTGAAGAGGCTctgaaagacagagaaattgGGATTTTGGTGAATAATGTGGGAATATTTCAGGCCTACCCAGACTATTTTACTAATCTGTCTGAGGATATGCTATGGGACTTGATCCATGTAAATATTGCTTCTGCTACCATGATGACACATATTGTGCTGCCAGGCATggtaaagaagaagaaaggggCAATTGTGAACCTTTCTTCAGCATCCTGTTGTCAGCCAACACCAATGCTTACAGTCTATGGAGCCTCTAAA aGCTACTTGGACTATTTCAGTAGAGCACTACATTATGAGTATGCCTCTAAAGGAATTTTTGTTCAGAGTCTAACACCATTTTTTATTGCTACCAAAATGTCATCATTCAGCAGCACTATATCAAAGAGACCTATCTTTTTTCCTACTGCTGAAGAATATGCAAGTCATGCTGTTCCTACTCTTGGGTTATCCATAAGGACTACTGGTTACTGGAAGCATGCAATACAG TGGACGCTGGGCGAATGCCTGCCTGAGTGGATGTGGGCATGGGGTGCTCTGTACTTGAGCAGAATTCTCCGCAAGCAAGGTTTGGCAGCCAAAGGGAAATAG